In a genomic window of Bicyclus anynana chromosome 5, ilBicAnyn1.1, whole genome shotgun sequence:
- the LOC112051037 gene encoding zinc finger protein 567, translating to MLNDDDDDSHLCIKCNATIIGLENYVMHRKENCGKGKLAQKAELPPIDPLEPTYSLGADVFFQSLELQSSVKRSPLSRLTPPTPTTKTADKKIPHAVASTSRDIPRMSPIESNLRGEDWIGGHSLKIGINEDNQTKLINAVASISGSVKKDHPSTSYDINTFNDYKGDEESEESEDSEDDEEEETHGKWKPPPNYTGGKWRPASPEHEDWDMREEQDQDRDYDDDAPPPGHTKGKWVPGANEKTQIMQTTIQSKGSVQYWCGPCNRRLGSRTIYEKHLMSNLHMRKVLPEHELEFSGHLEPIRNVEKRTTRPTVFVNENTNTQSQKKKHKSEQNVIKMKKKKRKRKSYFVQCSGCKSRVRTHLMGKHLISHYHFRKATDIKSDVDDRELILNNIEAIVHQAPFQCSPCKFYANWLSNFMQHWYSEEHELTVSALDGRFWCSFCKYDCETSKEMLNHMSSSEHSEVVAVINRSMPIIIRKKTVLRCVTCKKEFRYNMEIKQHCLKTGHQLATTATDSYQELQKCQHCKQKFKSSVTLAAHLKSRHKQKAFFCLVCSKTFTTSEEAKRHRQTSEHRVRRKENLSKRGVKTKDLSKKCPYCVEKVILKNIIDLKDHIQQVHPNIKKKCPKCGKSFIFSQEVSRHIRTNACTFQKDETLNASILWNCSQCIFTTDSQAECFFHEVLHTEPLTETKSDGTVNKKNHKYLCPLCPKTYKKASLRLHLRQHTFERPFICTICGANFTRQSSLANHSKSDHGGIDSRIPKLTPLDVSMTKIFQDALKCTKCKKQFADRFALTRHVSACEVDERRCPHDQCSYIASTAAQLNRHRRTHGDRLKQYDCSLCSFKTEQASHLKRHLVCHEGVKPYACPHCEFTCGSLENLRKHVLRSGRHPGLPLYICRAPTACGYRTDRAAQLRAHYLAAHGDAYDAKSALEAVKRHLMTDTQTAKDIPNS from the exons ATGCTaaatgacgatgacgatgacagTCATCTGTGCATCAAATGCAACGCTACGATCATCGGCCTCGAGAACTATGTTATGCACAGGAAAGAGAATTGCGGTAAAGGCAAACTTGCTCAGAAAGCAGAACTTCCACCGATTGATCCTTTAGAACCAACGTACAGCCTAGGAGCTGATGTATTTTTTCAGTCATTAGAGTTACAGAGTAGTGTGAAAAGATCTCCACTGTCTCGGCTAACTCCACCTACACCGACGACTAAAACTGCTGATAAGAAAATCCCACACGCAGTTGCGTCAACATCTAGAGATATCCCGCGAATGAGCCCTATTGAAAGTAACTTGAGAGGGGAAGACTGGATCGGTGGACACAGTTTAAAAATAGGGATCAACGAGGACAACCAAACTAAACTGATTAATGCTGTTGCTAGTATAAGTGGTTCCGTTAAAAAGGACCACCCAAGTACATCTTACGATATCAACACATTCAATGATTATAAAGGTGACGAAGAGTCCGAAGAATCTGAAGATTCTGAAGacgatgaagaagaagaaactcACGGAAAATGGAAACCACCACCGAATTACACAGGCGGTAAATGGCGACCTGCGTCTCCAGAACATGAAGACTGGGACATGAGAGAAGAACAGGATCAAGACCGTGATTACGATGATGATGCACCGCCGCCCGGTCATACTAAAGGGAAGTGGGTGCCGGGTGCAAATGAAAAAACACAAATCATGCAAACGACGATTCAATCGAAGGGATCGGTTCAATACTGGTGCGGTCCATGTAACCGCAGGTTGGGTTCTAGGACCATATACGAGAAACACCTCATGTCAAACTTGCATATGCGTAAAGTTCTTCCAGAGCACGAGCTAGAATTTTCAGGTCATTTAGAACCAATACGAAACGTAGAAAAACGAACAACACGACCTACTGTCTTTGTTAATGAAAATACGAATACGCAATCACAGAAAAAGAAACACAAATCAGAACAGAATGTTAttaaaatgaagaaaaaaaagaggAAGAGAAAATCGTATTTCGTACAATGTTCTGGGTGCAAATCGCGAGTTAGAACCCATTTAATGGGAAAACATTTGATATCTCATTATCACTTTAGAAAAGCTACTGATATCAAAAGCGACGTAGATGACAGAGAGCTGATTCTTAACAACATAGAGGCGATAGTACATCAAGCCCCATTTCAATGCAGCCCGTGCAAATTTTATGCGAACTGGCTCTCCAATTTCATGCAACACTGGTATTCAGAAGAACATGAGCTTACTGTTTCTGCGCTGGATGGTAGATTCTGGTGCTCCTTTTGCAAGTATGATTGTGAAACGTCAAAAGAAATGTTGAATCACATGTCGAGTTCAGAGCACAGCGAAGTTGTTGCGGTGATAAATAGGTCCATGCCAATAATTATAAGGAAAAAAACAGTTTTGCGATGCGTAACGTGTAAGAAGGAGTTCCGTTATAACATGGAGATTAAACAACATTGCTTAAAAACCGGTCATCAGCTGGCTACTACAGCTACTGATAGTTATCAAGAACTACAAAAGTGTCAACATTGCAAACAAAAGTTTAAGTCGTCAGTAACCCTAGCAGCACATCTAAAGTCTAGACACAAGCAGAAGGCGTTCTTTTGTCTCGTCTGTTCAAAAACTTTTACAACTTCAGAAGAAGCCAAGCGTCATCGACAAACATCTGAGCACAGGGTGCGTAGGAAGGAAAATCTGAGTAAAAGAGGAGTCAAGACTAAGGATTTAAGTAAGAAATGCCCTTATTGCGTCGAAAAGGTTATCTTGAAGAACATAATAGATCTTAAAGATCACATACAACAAGTTCatccaaatattaaaaagaa GTGTCCAAAATGTGGGAAATCATTCATATTTTCCCAAGAAGTGAGCCGACACATTCGCACCAACGCATGCACATTTCAAAAGGACGAAACCTTGAACGCATCCATTCTCTGGAACTGCAGCCAATGCATCTTCACAACCGATTCTCAAGCCGAATGCTTCTTCCACGAGGTCCTTCACACTGAACCTTTAACTGAGACCAAGAGTGACGGGACggtgaacaaaaaaaatcataagtaCCTCTGCCCACTTTGCCCGAAGACTTATAAAAAAGCATCTCTCCGATTGCATCTGAGGCAGCACACTTTCGAGAGGCCTTTCATATGCACCATCTGTGGCGCGAACTTCACCCGCCAGTCCAGTTTAGCCAACCATTCGAAAAGTGACCACGGGGGCATAGACTCTAGAATTCCGAAGTTAACCCCATTGGACGTCAGCATGACCAAAATATTTCAAGATGCATTAAAATGTACCAAATGCAAGAAGCAATTCGCAGACAG GTTCGCATTAACCCGCCACGTCTCGGCGTGCGAGGTAGACGAGAGACGCTGTCCTCACGACCAGTGCTCCTACATAGCGTCCACTGCCGCACAACTCAATAG ACACCGTCGCACACACGGAGACCGTCTCAAGCAGTACGACTGTTCGCTGTGCTCATTTAAAACGGAGCAGGCGAGCCATCTGAAGAGACACCTGGTGTGCCACGAGGGAGTCAAGCCGTACGCCTGTCCGCACTGCGAGTTCACGTGTGGCAGTTTG GAGAACCTTCGCAAGCACGTTCTCCGCAGCGGCCGTCACCCCGGGCTGCCGCTGTACATCTGCCGCGCGCCGACCGCATGCGGCTACCGGACCGACCGCGCGGCGCAGCTGCGGGCGCACTACCTCGCCGCGCACGGCGACGCATACGACGCGAAGAGCGCGCTTGAAGCCGTCAAACGACATTTGATGACAGACACACAGACGGCTAAAGATATACCTAATAGCTAA